Genomic DNA from Halobaculum sp. MBLA0147:
TCTGGGGGTTCTCTACGTCGACTTCCGCGAGTCGCCGCGCGCGGTCCTCGGCGTGCCCGACCAGATCCATCACGAGCACGTTCCGCTCGACGGCGATGGGCTCGGGGACGCGGACACCCGCCCGCTTCGCCCGCTGGAGGTTCGCGAACTCCTTGCGAACCCACGCGAGGACGACCTTCTTCTTGTCCGAGCCGATCCCGTCGAAGCGCGGGTCGCCGGCGAGGTACTCCCGCATCTGACGGAAGTCGGAGGCGTTGATCCGGTACACCTTGATCGCGACCTCCGTCTCCTCGGGGCCGAGCGCCTCGTAGACGTTCGCCTCCTTCCCGGTCGAGACCGGCCCGCCGAAGGCGGCGACGTGGCCGTCCTGGACGAGTTTGTACACCGCGGCGAGTGTCGCGTCGTCGAACACCGACGCCTCGACCTTGAGACTCTCGACGTTCTTGATCCGCTTGCGGAACTCGTCGAACGCCTCGTCTTGGCGGCGCGCGATGGCGTCGGCGTCGGAGTCCTCGACCTCGATCTCTTCGAACTCGTCGCCGAACCCGTCGGCGGCCTCGGGGGCCACGAACCCTCCTGTCATTCGACCGCCAGTACGGCGTCCCGGTGGAAAGGTCCGGTGGTCACCCTCGCGACCGCGCCCGGAAGCGACCGCGACCGCGGCCGACGCGGTCGCTCGCCGACGCGGTGTCGCCACTTGCAGACGCGGTGTCGCCACTCGCGGGCGCGGTGCCGTCACGAGGCGGCCGAGAGCCGGTAGTCGCCCCGCCGCACTCGCCTACGGTGTCGGGAGTGGGCTGTCGTCGCTCGGGTCCTCGACGGGAGTGTCCCACGCGGCGGCCAGCGAGAGCAGCGTCGCCGGATCGGGGTCGTCGGGCACCGTGGGGGCGAGTCGGAGTCCGTGGGTCCGGCCACGGACGGTGTAGTCCGGGCGAACCGGTCCGTCGTCGCGCTGGAGCCGGCGCTTTCGCTCCGAGACCGTGCTGGGCGCCGCGAGCCCGGTCGTCTCTGCCCACTCGACGAGGCGCGCGTTCGCGAGTTCGTGTTTGGCCGCGACGACCACCGCCACGGCGACCGGGTCGAACTGGTCGTCGCCCCGCTGTCCCGCCAGAGCGACGGTCTCTCCGAAGTCGGCGGCGACGGCGGAGCCACAGGCGGCCTCCAGTGTTCGCACGAGTCGCGATCGCGTCGGGTAGGCCACCGCGACGCGCGGCGCACGCTCCCACGCCGCCGCACACGTCGCCCGTGTCTCGTGTCCAGCGTCGAGTCGCCGCGCGGTCACGCCGCCGGGCGTCTCGACCACCGCGACCGCCCGCTCCGGCCCGACGATCAGCGGCGAGCGAGCCGTCCGACTCGTCGCAGATTCGCCGCGGTCGGCCGACCCGGCGTCCGGCTGTCGCCGTCGCACGACGAGCCGGTCCGCCTCGATCAGCGCTGCCGCCGCGGTGCCGGCGAGAAACTCGTCGTCGACGACGCGGACGGCCGCCGGTGCGAGGAGTGCCCGCACCGCCGGTGTCGTCGTCGATCGCCGCGTCGCGGTCCGCAGGTACGCACGCAGCGTCGCCGAACCGGCGTCCAGCAAGTACGTCCACCCGTCGGTCGTCACCGCGTCGAGTGCCGTCGCCACCGCCACCTCGTGCGAGTCGCGCTCTGGCGCCGGCGCCGACTCGTACCGTCGGTGTGGCTGTGAGTGTTCCTCCGTCACGCGACCCGCTCGCTCGGCGGGGTCACTGAAAAGGTAGACGGTACGACCGCTC
This window encodes:
- the rio1 gene encoding serine/threonine-protein kinase Rio1 encodes the protein MTGGFVAPEAADGFGDEFEEIEVEDSDADAIARRQDEAFDEFRKRIKNVESLKVEASVFDDATLAAVYKLVQDGHVAAFGGPVSTGKEANVYEALGPEETEVAIKVYRINASDFRQMREYLAGDPRFDGIGSDKKKVVLAWVRKEFANLQRAKRAGVRVPEPIAVERNVLVMDLVGHAEDRARRLAEVDVENPQTAFEVVREYMRRLYAAGLVHGDLSEYNLIIHEGELFVIDLGQAVTVHHPNAQSFLERDCRNVAAFFSRQGIETDADELLAFVTEPDPEPAADLTEE
- a CDS encoding DUF5821 family protein, which gives rise to MTEEHSQPHRRYESAPAPERDSHEVAVATALDAVTTDGWTYLLDAGSATLRAYLRTATRRSTTTPAVRALLAPAAVRVVDDEFLAGTAAAALIEADRLVVRRRQPDAGSADRGESATSRTARSPLIVGPERAVAVVETPGGVTARRLDAGHETRATCAAAWERAPRVAVAYPTRSRLVRTLEAACGSAVAADFGETVALAGQRGDDQFDPVAVAVVVAAKHELANARLVEWAETTGLAAPSTVSERKRRLQRDDGPVRPDYTVRGRTHGLRLAPTVPDDPDPATLLSLAAAWDTPVEDPSDDSPLPTP